A window from Nitrospira sp. ND1 encodes these proteins:
- a CDS encoding DNA-3-methyladenine glycosylase produces MSRLNRKILDRSYFSCSTVEVARSLIGKYLVRNNGAGLMAGKIIEVEAYVGPEDKACHASKGRTARTEVLFGPPGIAYVYLCYGMHEMLNVVTEQDGYPAAVLLRAVECDGSLIDGPGRLTRAFGIDRRLNRWDLTAGDRLWFEDRGDALPQDALKTYPRIGVDYAGEWATKPWRFRLQTEAGSSRTKR; encoded by the coding sequence ATGAGTCGACTGAACCGGAAGATCCTGGATCGTTCCTACTTTAGCTGTTCAACCGTCGAAGTCGCGCGGTCGTTGATCGGCAAGTATCTTGTACGGAACAATGGGGCAGGGTTGATGGCCGGAAAGATCATCGAGGTCGAGGCCTATGTCGGTCCGGAGGACAAGGCCTGCCATGCGTCGAAAGGACGAACGGCCAGGACGGAGGTGCTGTTCGGTCCGCCAGGAATTGCCTATGTGTATCTCTGCTACGGGATGCACGAGATGTTGAACGTTGTAACCGAGCAGGACGGCTATCCGGCGGCCGTCCTCTTGCGGGCGGTGGAGTGCGACGGGTCGCTCATCGATGGGCCGGGCCGGCTGACCCGTGCGTTCGGCATCGATCGCCGATTGAATCGGTGGGATCTCACGGCCGGGGACAGGCTCTGGTTTGAGGATCGCGGCGACGCGTTGCCACAAGACGCCCTCAAGACCTATCCGCGGATCGGTGTGGACTATGCCGGGGAATGGGCGACGAAACCGTGGAGGTTTCGATTGCAGACGGAGGCCGGCTCAAGTCGAACGAAGCGGTAG